A window of Citrus sinensis cultivar Valencia sweet orange chromosome 7, DVS_A1.0, whole genome shotgun sequence contains these coding sequences:
- the LOC102612814 gene encoding putative disease resistance protein RGA3, with protein MAEEMTVSTVLDQLSSITQQMNEARLVVGGVVTDVEKLRNHLKAIQEVLDDAEKRQVKEKAVEDWLRELKDTSYAIDDTLDEWNTAIQKLLLANETDHKASKVRSFTCHLPIALRFDIGCKLKNLSRRVDAIAGKKGGFEFKLMSGPGEKIIIMTSSEAIDPLEFHGRNVEKKNILQLLKGESSDEESGSKPTLPVIWILGKEGIGKTALARQVFDDSDVKANFDKRIWVSASCPRDEIRVAKAILESLKGSVSSQVEMETVLQYINEFVQGKKVLLVLDDVWWNACPRYWEQLMYSLKSGSEGSRILVTRRGEKNGTNMTEIGLGEKDGTNMTEIGLGELSAKECRSLFRQIAFDGRSSDDREKFEPIGRLVVGKCKGLPFAVKILGSLLRFKTSIEEWQSVLDSEIWNLDSKICKRAGVGDEYFSPLLLSYYDLSPALKKCFLYCSIFPKNYEIEKDRLIKLWMAQGYLKLLESEDMEVIGEEYFANLASRSLFQDFQKSEFDGRIIRCQMHPIVHEFAHFLTKSDNFNAEVKVSDQECRSKSSHEKFPHLMITFESDQGAFPNSVYNQKKLRSLGVEHGGGFMNGIVLSKVFDQLTCLRTLELSNHDNVLCKVIKKVPKQIKRLIHLRYLNLSKNKKIKKLPKTLCELYNLQTLELSWCSNLRNLPQGMGKLINLRHVVNVGTPLSYMPKGIERWSCLRTLSEFIVSGGNDDKKASKLECLKSLNHLQGSLNIKGLGNVDKDEIFKAELSKREKLLALGISFDRDDEEGRKKEDDEAVVEGLELPSNLESMEMFYYRGESISLMMIMLSNKLRSLTLDRCVNLKQLPGLGGLPSLESLTLRNMKRIEKVGNEFLLTDRTSSTGTAVSAFPKLKSLVFLKMKAWREWKYKTKRGKHYKIMPCLCSLTIGYCNELEMLPAEHFPDTLKDLKIISCSKLEKSYEEGKAEWKMFPQIKFSHD; from the coding sequence ATGGCCGAAGAAATGACTGTTTCCACTGTCTTAGATCAGTTGTCTTCAATAACTCAACAGATGAATGAAGCAAGACTTGTTGTGGGTGGTGTTGTCACTGATGTCGAAAAGCTCCGCAATCATCTCAAGGCCATTCAAGAAGTGCTTGACGATGCAGAGAAAAGGCAGGTGAAGGAGAAAGCTGTGGAAGATTGGCTAAGGGAACTCAAAGACACTTCTTATGCCATTGATGATACATTGGATGAGTGGAACACGGCGATTCAGAAACTGCTGCTGGCAAATGAAACTGATCACAAAGCTTCAAAGGTACGTTCCTTTACTTGTCATTTGCCCATAGCTCTGCGATTTGACATAGGTTGCAAGTTAAAGAATCTGAGTAGAAGGGTAGATGCTATTGCTGGGAAAAAAGGTGGCTTcgaatttaaattaatgagtGGCCCTggagaaaaaataatcattatgACTAGCTCTGAGGCTATCGATCCATTAGAGTTTCATGGAAGAAatgttgaaaagaaaaatatattgcaGCTTTTGAAAGGTGAGAGTAGTGATGAAGAGTCGGGGTCAAAGCCAACCCTTCCTGTCATTTGGATTCTGGGGAAGGAAGGGATAGGGAAAACAGCTCTAGCTAGACAAGTTTTTGATGATAGTGACGTGAAAGCCAATTTTGACAAAAGAATTTGGGTGTCTGCTTCTTGCCCTAGGGATGAGATCAGGGTTGCAAAAGCTATTCTTGAATCTTTGAAAGGTAGTGTGTCAAGTCAGGTTGAAATGGAAACTGTGTTGCAGTACATAAATGAATTTGTTCAAGGAAAGAAGGTTCTGCTTGTCTTGGATGATGTGTGGTGGAATGCATGTCCTAGATATTGGGAGCAATTGATGTACTCTCTCAAGTCTGGTTCTGAAGGAAGTAGGATTTTAGTGACCagaaggggggaaaaaaatggaaCCAACATGACGGAAATTGGACtaggagaaaaagatggaACCAACATGACAGAAATTGGACTAGGAGAACTGTCCGCGAAGGAATGTCGGTCATTGTTCCGTCAAATAGCGTTTGACGGAAGGAGCAGTGATGACCGTGAAAAATTTGAACCCATTGGAAGACTGGTTGTTGGTAAGTGTAAGGGCTTGCCGTTTGCTGTGAAGATTCTAGGAAGCCTCTTGCGTTTTAAGACGAGTATTGAAGAGTGGCAAAGTGTCTTGGATAGTGAGATATGGAACTTGGATAGTAAGATATGCAAACGTGCCGGAGTAGGAGACGAGTACTTTAGCCCTCTTTTATTGAGCTACTATGACTTGTCCCCTGCATTGAAAAAATGCTTCTTGTACTGTTCCATCTTTCCGAAAAACTACGAGATAGAAAAAGATCGATTGATCAAGTTATGGATGGCTCAGGGTTATCTTAAGTTACTGGAAAGCGAAGATATGGAGGTAATTGGAGAAGAGTACTTTGCAAACTTAGCATCGCGCTCTTTATTCCAGGATTTTCAAAAAAGTGAGTTTGATGGTAGAATAATAAGGTGCCAGATGCACCCCATAGTGCATGAATTTGCTCATTTTCTTACAAAAAGTGATAATTTCAATGCAGAGGTTAAGGTTTCTGATCAGGAGTGTCGATCAAAGTCTTCTCATGAAAAATTTCCGCATCTAATGATAACGTTTGAAAGTGATCAAGGCGCATTTCCCAATTCAGTTTacaatcaaaagaaattgCGCAGCCTTGGGGTTGAGCATGGAGGGGGTTTCATGAATGGCATAGTTCTATCGAAGGTGTTTGATCAGTTAACATGTCTGAGGACATTGGAATTGAGTAACCATGATAATGTTTTGTGCAAAGTGATTAAAAAGGttccaaaacaaataaaaagattgaTACATTTGAGGTACCTTAACTTGTCCaagaacaaaaagataaaaaagttGCCTAAGACATTGTGCGAGTTGTATAATTTACAAACGTTGGAGCTCAGTTGGTGTAGCAATCTCAGAAATTTGCCTCAAGGGATGGGGAAGTTAATCAACCTGAGGCATGTAGTAAATGTTGGGACTCCACTTAGTTACATGCCAAAAGGAATTGAAAGATGGAGTTGTCTTCGGACACTAAGTGAATTCATTGTCAGCGGTGgaaatgatgataaaaaagCTAGTAAACTTGAATGTCTGAAAAGCTTGAACCATCTTCAGGGATCTCTTAATATTAAAGGGCTGGGAAATGTGGATAAGGATGAGATTTTCAAAGCGGAACTTTCGAAAAGGGAAAAACTCCTTGCCCTGGGTATAAGTTTCGATAGGGATGATGAAGAAGGGAGGAAGAAAGAGGATGATGAAGCTGTTGTTGAGGGCTTAGAGTTGCCTTCAAATCTAGAGAGCATGGAGATGTTTTACTATAGAGGTGAAAGTATATCTCTCATGATGATAATGTTATCAAATAAGTTGCGGTCTCTGACATTAGATCGCTGTGTGAACTTAAAGCAATTGCCTGGTTTGGGAGGGTTGCCATCCCTTGAGTCACTCACTTTACGGAATATGAAGAGGATAGAAAAAGTTGGGAATGAATTTTTGCTAACAGATCGAACTAGTAGCACTGGCACAGCAGTTAGTGCATTTCCCAAATTGAAGTCACTTGTATTTCTGAAAATGAAAGCATGGAGGGAgtggaaatataaaacaaagaGAGGGAAGCATTATAAAATCATGCCATGTCTTTGTTCCTTGACAATTGGATACTGCAACGAATTAGAGATGCTGCCTGCTGAGCACTTTCCTGATACACTGAAAGACTTGAAGATCATATCATGCTCCAAGCTGGAAAAAAGTTACGAAGAGGGAAAGGCAGAGTGGAAAATGTTCcctcaaatcaaattttctcaTGATTAA
- the LOC102612510 gene encoding uncharacterized protein LOC102612510, producing the protein MTLTVVSGFILMGQRRFTMQVIPKSIRVLWREWELRALIFLSLTAQLILICLGNHRKYNFRITLKCAVWSAYLLADSVATMALGVLLNNLGEVYEDIGSLGDNNELAAFWAPFLLLHLGGPDTITAYSLEDNELYLRHALQLVVQTVTTIYIFLMAWNGSHISILTMPMILVGCLKYGERTWALWLASREQLRNRMLTPPEAGPNYAKFMSEYTLKHEEGFIVEAKEVKETRVEIDVSTPGTAPTSDANIVKAHAMFKIFKCLFADLILSFHDREASQSLFQKLSHEDAFNVIAIELGFMYDMLYTKAEVVYTGWGLARRAIIIALTCLVFVFFLFVDRQKYLKVNLLITFLLLLIAIVLDIFSAVLLLMSDQSSVWFIKNPKNKSLFKATEFLKVLKSPRWSNSMGQYSLISLCLEEKPPRKILKLLHLDELWEKHSYKTSKEVPECLKKVIFKHVSKNSRGSGPQLKENNRGSRTLDKYNLSSPIGWSMEGDFDQSILIWHIATELCNYSATWDNNSDDINRRLSKLLSRYMMFLQILYPFLLPVGIGLIRFRDTCQEARRFFEERMSGENYQKRARRIRACKMLLKVKTDVRPIKVKGDRSKSVLFDACSLASALNEISDTKKRWKMVRDVWLEMLTYAASQGRGSQHAQQLKRGGELLTHVWLLMAHFGLTGQFQISQGHARAKLYVK; encoded by the exons ATGACCCTCACAG TTGTTAGTGGTTTCATTCTGATGGGGCAGAGGAGGTTCACGATGCAAGTGATTCCTAAAAGCATAAGGGTATTGTGGAGAGAATGGGAGCTGAGAGCACTAATTTTCCTCAGCCTCACTGCACAATTAATTCTAATCTGTCTGGGCAACCACAGGAAGTATAATTTCAGAATTACGCTTAAATGTGCAGTCTGGTCCGCCTACTTGCTGGCAGATTCTGTAGCTACAATGGCTCTAGGCGTCCTCTTAAATAATCTAGGAGAAGTCTACGAGGATATAGGTTCTCTCGGTGACAACAATGAGCTTGCTGCATTTTGGGCTCCATTTCTCCTGTTGCACTTGGGTGGCCCTGATACTATTACTGCCTACTCTTTAGAAGACAATGAGTTATACTTAAGGCATGCTTTGCAATTAGTTGTCCAAACAGTGACAACAATATACATCTTTCTCATGGCATGGAATGGCTCCCATATTTCAATTCTGACCATGCCAATGATTTTAGTTGGGTGTCTTAAGTATGGAGAGAGGACATGGGCTCTTTGGTTGGCCAGCAGAGAGCAACTTAGGAACCGGATGCTTACTCCTCCTGAAGCTGGTCCCAACTATGCCAAATTCATGAGTGAGTATACTCTGAAACATGAGGAGGGCTTTATTGTTGAAGCAAAAGAGGTGAAAGAAACTCGGGTTGAAATAGATGTATCTACACCTGGAACAGCCCCCACTTCTGATGCCAACATAGTCAAAGCTCATGCCATGTTTAAGATATTTAAGTGTCTGTTTGCGGATCTCATCCTCAGCTTCCATGACCGTGAAGCTAGTCAATCTTTATTCCAGAAATTGTCTCACGAAGATGCTTTTAATGTCATCGCAATTGAGCTAGGATTCATGTATGATATGCTATACACCAAGGCAGAGGTAGTTTATACTGGTTGGGGTCTTGCTCGACGTGCTATCATTATCGCTCTCACCTGCCTTGTGTTcgtctttttcttatttgttgaCAGGCAGAAATATCTTAAGGTGAACCTCTTGATAACCTTCCTGTTGCTGCTCATAGCAATTGTTCTGGACATTTTTTCTGCTGTTCTACTACTTATGTCGGACCAGTCCAGTGTGTGGTTCATAAAGAATccgaaaaataaaagtttatttaaagCCACTGAGTTTTTGAAAGTCCTTAAATCACCAAGATGGTCAAATTCCATGGGCCAATACAGTCTCATATCTCTTTGCCTTGAAGAGAAACCTCCCCGCAAGATTCTGAAGCTCTTGCATCTGGATGAACTGTGGGAAAAGCACTCTTACAAAACTTCCAAGGAAGTGCCTGAATGTTTGAAAAAGGTGATCTTCAAACATGTCAGTAAGAACAGCAGAGGAAGCGGCCCTCAATTGAAGGAGAACAACAGAGGGAGCCGCACTCTTGACAAGTATAATCTCTCTTCTCCAATTGGTTGGAGCATGGAGGGAGATTTTGACCAAAGCATCCTTATCTGGCACATTGCAACTGAACTTTGCAATTACTCTGCCACTTGGGACAACAATTCAGATGACATCAATCGAAGATTGAGCAAGCTTCTGTCACGATATATGATGTTTCTTCAAATTCTATATCCTTTCTTGTTGCCGGTTGGGATAGGCCTTATCAGATTTCGAGACACTTGTCAAGAAGCCAGGAGGTTTTTTGAAGAACGAATGTCCGGGGAAAATTATCAGAAAAGGGCAAGAAGAATTCGAGCTTGCAAAATGTTACTCAAAGTGAAAACTGACGTCCGGCCCATCAAAGTGAAAGGAGACAGAAGCAAATCTGTGTTGTTTGATGCATGCAGTCTCGCGTCGGCACTGAATGAAATTTCAGATACAAAGAAGAGATGGAAGATGGTTAGAGATGTTTGGCTGGAAATGTTAACTTATGCTGCAAGTCAGGGCAGAGGAAGTCAGCACGCTCAGCAGCTGAAAAGAGGAGGAGAGCTTCTCACTCATGTCTGGCTTCTTATGGCTCATTTTGGTCTGACCGGTCAGTTCCAGATATCTCAAGGCCATGCGAGGGCAAAACTGtatgtcaaataa
- the LOC102614095 gene encoding inactive disease susceptibility protein LOV1-like, which translates to MFGSSLKNCHMLDKFSKFEFNISANLDKLLAKCKWLSYFSTDMRSVFAQILKQLTQDDVDEELPLADLESVLTGILNQKRYLVVLDDVHSPGAWYDLKRIFSPQASPIGSRVILITRQAYVARSFSPSIFLHQLRPLNKDESGKLFLKKVGSVESVQTQNLLQEIYELSGGLPLAISVVGGFLSNKDVSNWSTEIGKIMPGKRQAASDNDQATTLDQSSPRGISSIWVLANKSLSPHLKACLHYFRLFPKSYEISVRRLLQLWPAERLVTPTEGKDMAPEDQAKKDFHQLVLMNMIEVVKLKSDGRPKTCRVPSSLSDYLFPDAESGGVFCIHDGSRSNATSSSSDLCVCRLAEHLDNLSSITPSDKKQFEYLHSYLFFVKRKGGKPAGEFGNLLKMVIAIRGYRLLRVLDLEDVYKPVLPETIGKLQLLRYVGLRRTFIDSIPKSLGDLHSLETLDMKHTNITSLPKSIWKVKTLRHLYLNDIHLQMSVQKPFVKPSLTNLRTLWGLSIGKKSPPLNWLENLSDLKNLGLICNIASLGKITNLIQGLTSLESLRLRSINDFYVPSDLAIGSLNNHKELKELYLLGRLPGPLKLHELPPNLRIFTLSLSYLSEDPMPVLGQLRELKALRLFAHSYIGEKMTCGNGGFPQLRVLKLWVLKELKEWTIEEGAMTALEKLEIRNCPKLKMPTELTKLSNLKELTLVKKF; encoded by the coding sequence atgtttGGTAGCTCTTTGAAAAATTGCCACATGCTTGACAAATtctccaaatttgaattcaaCATTTCGGCTAACCTTGACAAATTGTTAGCAAAATGCAAGTggctttcttatttttcaacagATATGAGAAGTGTCTTCGCTCAGATATTGAAACAGCTCACACAGGATGACGTTGATGAGGAATTGCCCCTCGCTGATTTAGAAAGTGTGCTGACTGGGATTTTAAATCAGAAGAGGTACCTAGTAGTCTTGGATGATGTTCATTCACCTGGTGCCTGGTACGATCTCAAACGGATCTTTTCACCTCAAGCATCACCAATTGGTAGCAGAGTGATCCTAATTACCCGACAGGCTTATGTAGCTCGCAGTTTCAGCCCATCAATTTTTCTTCACCAGCTTCGTCCACTGAATAAAGATGAGAGTGGCAAATTATTCCTAAAGAAGGTTGGAAGCGTGGAAAGTGTCCAGACTCAAAACTTATTGCAAGAAATCTATGAGTTATCCGGCGGTCTTCCTCTTGCAATAAGTGTGGTGGGAGGTTTCTTGTCTAATAAAGATGTTTCTAATTGGTCAACGGAGATTGGGAAGATCATGCCGGGAAAGAGGCAGGCAGCTTCTGATAATGATCAGGCTACAACTTTGGATCAGTCATCTCCCAGGGGAATTTCTTCAATCTGGGTCCTCGCCAACAAGTCTCTGTCACCACATCTAAAGGCGTGTCTTCATTATTTCCGTCTCTTCCCCAAATCATATGAGATCTCTGTCAGGAGGCTGCTTCAGTTATGGCCTGCTGAACGACTCGTCACACCAACTGAAGGGAAAGATATGGCTCCTGAAGATCAGGCAAAGAAAGATTTTCATCAACTGGTGCTTATGAACATGATTGAAGTAGTAAAACTGAAGTCAGATGGAAGGCCTAAAACGTGCCGTGTGCCAAGTTCTCTATCTGATTACTTATTTCCAGATGCTGAGAGCGGGGGAGTTTTTTGCATCCATGACGGTAGCAGATCAAATGCTACATCCAGTTCTTCGGACTTATGTGTCTGCAGGCTTGCAGAGCATTTAGACAACCTGAGCAGCATAACTCCTTCTGACAAAAAACAGTTCGAATATCTGCATTCTTATCtattttttgtcaaaagaaAAGGAGGTAAACCTGCAGGTGAATTTGGCAATTTGCTTAAAATGGTAATCGCTATAAGAGGCTACAGATTGCTCAGAGTGCTTGATCTTGAAGATGTATACAAACCAGTGCTACCGGAAACAATAGGAAAGCTGCAGCTTCTGAGGTATGTTGGCCTGAGACGGACTTTTATTGATTCAATTCCAAAGTCACTAGGTGATCTTCATTCCCTTGAGACTTTAGATATGAAGCACACTAATATAACCTCATTGCCTAAGTCCATCTGGAAGGTAAAGACACTTAGGCACCTCTATTTGAATGATATTCATTTGCAAATGTCAGTTCAGAAGCCATTTGTTAAACCTTCTTTAACTAACCTTCGGACACTGTGGGGCTTATCAATCGGCAAAAAGAGTCCTCCATTGAATTGGTTGGAAAACTTGAGTGATCTTAAGAATTTGGGTCTGATCTGCAATATTGCATCACTTGGGAAGATAACAAATTTGATTCAAGGACTGACAAGTCTTGAGTCTTTGAGGTTGAGATcaataaatgatttttatgtacCCTCAGACCTTGCTATTGGATCTCTGAATAATCACAAGGAGCTGAAAGAGCTGTATTTGCTAGGAAGATTACCAGGACCACTTAAACTACACGAGCTTCCCCCAAACCTCAGAATCTTTACTTTGTCGTTGTCATACCTATCAGAAGACCCAATGCCCGTGCTTGGACAGCTAAGAGAACTGAAAGCTCTCAGGCTTTTCGCTCATTCTTACATAGGGGAGAAAATGACTTGTGGCAATGGTGGATTTCCTCAACTTCGTGTCTTGAAGTTATGGGTGCTGAAGGAGCTGAAAGAGTGGACTATCGAGGAAGGAGCCATGACTGCACTAGAAAAACTAGAGATCAGGAACTGCCCGAAACTAAAGATGCCTACTGAATTGACTAAGTTGAGCAACTTGAAGGAACTGACCTTAgtgaaaaagttttga